The stretch of DNA aaagtgctctggCTCCCAGCACAACCACCCAGCCTCAGACTCTCCACCTAATGCAGGGCCCAGACCCTGTCTGTTTTCTGAGCTCAGGCCCTAAGCACTATGCCAGCTCCTTGCCTGCTGGGGGCTTCCTCCTGCCCCAGCGGAACTGATACCTTTGCCCCACATTGATATGTGGAAAGAAGAGCAAGGGGAAGGGCCCTGGAATCTGCTCTGGGCTGCTGGGGGAGCAGCTTCTAGTACCACAGCTGAGGAGCAAACTCATCAGCACTGGGCATGGGATGCTTGGGGGCCTGTGCTTAGTCCTATCTGTCAGGGAGGACCCTCACTGATTGAGGGATGCACAGAATCATTAGTTTTCCTCCCCACCTTCAAGGATCAGATCCACAGAGAGTTAGAGCTGAAAGGGGCACAGAGGAGCTTGCTTTTCTCACTCAACCATATGTTTTGAGATTTATATCTGTAGATACATGCATCTCTTTATCAATTTTAACTACTGTAGATGTGTCCATTGTGAATATCCtgcgtttatttatttattcttctgttgatgtacatttattttcattttttacaattATGAATATACCACAAATGAACTTTCTCATTAATGTATCTTTATATGTGTATGGGAGTCTTTGAGGGGTAGATAAATAGAGTGAAATTTCTGGGTCTAAGAGTAGGTACATCTTTATCTTTCCGTGTTGTCAAATTCTTCTCCAAATTGATTGCACCAATTTGGACCATCTCCCACATTGTGTGTAAGAGTTATCATTTCACACTCATTAGATTGACAAAAGTGGAAAAGTCTAACATTCCCTTGTATTGGAAATATTGTGGGGAAATGGGagcttattgttttaatttgcattttcctactCTTAGTTGATTTCACATTCtggtttctttgtgtgtgtgtgtgtgtatgtgtgttgctGGTTTATATccattgcccatttttctattgaatattttgactttttatccTACTGATTTATAGAAAGTCTTTTTATGTGTTGGATACTTTTCCTTTGATGATTACACGAAGATCAGTTATCTTCCCCAGTCAGTGGCTGGTTTTTCACTCAgattacattaaattttaaaacttaaaacaacaaaaacactatAAGTAATCTTTTGCTTTGCAGGTGCTGCTTTCGTGACTTATGGAAAAAATCCCTCTCTATTTTGAGAtcatattcttcttttttatatacaATTGTAATCTGTTCTGGGCTGCAAAATGAAGTATAGCAGTTTAAATAGCAGGAAGTAGTCAACAACTCattaaaagcaaacagaaaacacgGAAATGTGCATCAGAAAGTCCCACCAGTTTCTTCCAAGTGTTTAACCTTGAGAAGATCACTGAACTCTGTAAAGCAGGCAATATGTTTCCCTGTGTTTCTCACTGGTTCGTTGGGAAGCCCTGAACACATATCATGTAGGGTTGCTATTCATGTGGCCTGCCGTCAGCTGCTATCGTAGTCTTGTCCTCTGGGATTTTCTGGACTTGTAATACCTCAAGCTGCAGTTAAAACACCATCCTCCACACCCTAAGCCAGAATGCCTGGTGCTCACCTGGTTGACTCAGCTGAGACATGGCAAAAAACACTCACAACTTTGAATCTGAGCCGGCTTCTTTCATTCAAGTAAGGGCCAGTTTACAGAGCCCCTCCCAGGGAGATGGTGCTTGGAGTAGGGAGGTAGAAAagggttgatatggtttggctctgtgtctctacccaaatctcatctcctgTTAGGGaggtgcctggtgggaggtgattggatcatgggtgcagtttcccccatgctgttctcatggtagtgagtgagttctcacaagatctgatggttttaaagtgtggcacttccccccttgctctttctgtctcctgccaccatgtaagacgtgccttgcttcccaTCACctttttaagtttcctgaggtctccccagccacacagaactatgagtcagttaaacctctttcatttgtaacttagccagtctcaggtagctctttgtagcagtgtgaaaatggactaatacaggggtCCACAATGAAGTCCTGGGTTCCTCAGAAGGAGGAGTGGGGAGAAATGAAATATTAGTCCTCACTGTCTCCCTCAGCCACATTCCTGTAGGTTTTCTGGAGTAATTGATCAAGACTAAGTCTAGGAAAGTTGGAGATAGAAGAGATGAAATTTGTTTTGAACTGAACTTCAGCTTTTGCTATTCTGCAACTCTTAGCTCGGTTTTTggtgctctttctctttctcccatgtCACGCTCATAGCagtcccacccccaccaccaatCTCTCCTATTCTGCCTACCAAAACTTGCGCTTGGAACAGCATCTGGCCTAGAAGGCCGCAGTAAATGTGGCCATTATTAGCAAAGAATAAAGGAGTGGCATCATTTTGTAATGTACTTTACATGTAGATACTATGAtcatcacccccattttacagatgaagaaaatgaagaaagagaggaTACATTACCAGCCTAGTTCACGGAAATATTAATTAAAGAAACAGATTCACATTAAGGTGGAGCCCACACTCTAAACAACTCTGGCTTCTCAGGCCATGTTGACCTGCAGGTGCCTAGTTCCCTCCTAGGGAAATGGGTGAGTTATCCTTAGTGGAGTCCCCTCttggggtgtgcgtgtgtgtgtgttgtatatatTCAAACAGAGGAACAGGGATGAAGGGAAATGAGAGAGCAGTGAGAACAGAATTTGAGAATATTGGCTCTGTAAGGATCAGctttgaaaaagaatttttttaaataatgggaaAAGAAAGGCCTCATCTTATTTAAAATGGATTCTTTAAAAATCACCATAACCGAACGCCTGCCTCCTCTCGAGCGTCCTCAGAGCAGCCGCCGCCCGCGGAGCCAGCACGAACGAGCCCAGCACCGGCCGGATGGAGCGTCTGCAACCCGACAGCATGCCCCAGGACTTGTCAGAGGCCCTGAAGGAGGCCACCAAGGAGGTGCACACCCAGGCAGAGAATGCTGAGTTCATGAGGAACTTTCAGAAGGGCCAGGTGACCCGAGAGGGCTTCAAGCTGGTGATGGCCTCCCTGCACCACATCTATGTGGCCCTGGAGGAGGAGATTGAGCGCAACAAGGAGAGCCCAGTCTTCGCCCCTGTCTACTTCCCAGAAGAGCTGCACCGCAAGGCCGCCCTGGAGCAGGATCTGGCCTTCTGGTACGGGCCCCGCTGGCAGGAAGTCATCCCCTACACACCGGCAATGCAGCGCTATGTGAAGCGGCTCCACGAGGTGGGGCGCACAGAGCCCGAGCTGCTGGTGGCCCACGCCTACACCCGCTACCTGGGTGACCTGTCTGGGGGCCAGATGCTCAAGAAGATTGCTCAGAAAGCCCTGGACCTGCCCAGCTCTGGCGAGGGCCTGGCCTTCTTCACCTTCCCCAACATTGCCAGTGCCACCAAGTTCAAGCAGCTCTACCGCTCCCGCATGAACTCCCTGGAGATGACTCCCTCGGTCAGGCAGAGGGTAATAGAAGAGGCCAAGACCGCGTTCCTGCTCAACATCCAGCTCTTTGAGGAGTTGCAGGAGCTACTGACACATGACACCAAGGACCAGAGCCCCTCACAGGCACCAGGGCTTCGCCAGCGGGCCAGCAACAAAGCGCAAGACTCTTCCCCCGTGGAGACTCCCAGAGGGAAGCCCCAGCTCAACACCCGCTCCCAGGCTCCGCTTCTCCGATGGATCCTTACGTTCAGCTTTCTGGTGGCAACAGTTGCCGTAGGGCTTTATGCCATGTGAATGCAGGCATGCTGGCTCCCAGGGCCATGAACTTTGTCCAGTGGAAGGCCTTCTTTCTAGAGAGGGAAATCTCTTAGCTGGCTTCCTTATCGTGGGCACTGGAGGCTTTCAGGGCCTCCATCCCTCTCACTGTGTCCCTCTCTCTGGAAAGCAGGAAGGAGCCTATGGCATCTTCCCCAACGAAAAGCACATCCAGCCAATGGCCTAAACTTCAGAGTGGGCCAAAGGATCCAGCCCTGCCCTTCAGCATCCTCAGTTCCTGCAGCAGAGCCTAGAAGACACCCTAGATGTGGCAGCTGTCTCAAACCTCCAAAAGTCCTGAGTTTGAAGTATCCTTGTTGACACGGCCATGACCACTTTCCCCGTGGGCCATGGCAATTTTTACATAAAACTGAAAAGATGTTGTGTCTTgtgtttttgtcttatttttgttggAGCCACTCTGTTCCTGGCTCAGCCTCAAATGCAGTATTTTTGTTGTGTTCTATTGTTTTTAAAGCAGGGTTGGGGTGGTTTTTGAGCCATgcgtgggtggggagggaggtgttTAACGGCACTGTGGCCTTGGTCTAACTTTtgtgtgaaaaaataaacaacattgtctgatagtaaaaaaaaaaaaaaaaaaaaaaaaaaaaaaaaaaaaaaatcaccataacCCACAATAACAACAGATAAGGAGAAGGCAGTAAATACTGATGGATTTCAGAAAAACTTGGGAAAATGTTTAGGAACAGGGAGTCCATACTCATGCCCCTACTGAATCTACCCACATTCATATCACCAGTCAGTTGTGAGCAATTgccccagagcctctctgcaggGAGCCCTAAAGGACCAGAAGACAGATGGAAGAGCAAGCTCCTCCTGCCCTGGGCCCAGTGGTTCAGATTGTAGTCACTGGTTCTAGAAGCCTTGTTAGGAACTCCTAAAGGAGAAGGAGCCAAAGTCCATTCCCAGCTTAGTGATTCTAGGCTCTGGAAGGTGGGAAGTTTGAGGGGAAGGAGGAGCCTCACCAGCTCTTAAATCTATCCCAAGACTCTAATTCTTGCCTTTCCCATGTAAAGACCCATAACAGAGAACATCACAACATGGAAGAGAGAAAACATACACCTCAGCCTAGAGAAAGCTTGATTTAGAGATCATAAAACaattgcatatgtgtgtgtgtgtgtgtgtgtgtgtgtgtgtgtgtgtgtctgtgtgtttcttTTCAACACCACTATAGTTGAATTCTGACTCATTTTATAATGTGGGGTGttcattcaatattttaaagtttaaaaaccagTGAGTGGGGCTTCAAGTATTCAGCCCAGCACATAAGGAGCTTAGAATTTATCACTCCATCCTAACAGTAAGCAAAAAGCTGAACTAGCTGAAAAATTGGCATCTCTTCTTAGGTCTGCCAAAGAAGTGAGGTCACAAGGAAAACCACTGTCCCCAAAATTAAAGAGACAGACAACCATctacagagaatcacaacttactGTGGCAGAAATCCAGAAGTAGAAACTTCTATAGGAATCCGTTCTGCGTAGAGAAACCTGAACTGTAATTGATAAATTGCTGTAGACTAGATGTGAACAAGTGTGAAGATTAAAACTCCAGGAGGGCCTAGTCATGGGGGAGGTGGCACACTTTCATGGGTTTTACCTCCAGGAACTCTACCAAGTTCTCACCATAAGTATCAGAGAAAAATCCTCTTGGGTTTCTGGTCAGGGAAGGGGTAAGGGAACCATCTTAACATATACCAGAGCATTTTGTTCTTCTTAACAAGGCCTGTGCCCAGGAGAAGCTATTGTACTAGAGCCTCACTTGCTGTGGTTTTATAACAGCCTAAACCTactggaagaaggaaaataacTCAGCTGTAGCCAGCTCTAGCCTTCcacctggggaaagggaaatataCAACTACAGTTCTTTCTAGCCTTTCACATGCGGTGAGGTAATTACCCAATTCCAGCTCACTCTAGCCTTCCAGGTGGGGGAAGAAAAATACCCAGCTTCAGTTCTTTCTAGTCTTTCATATGGGGGAAAATAATTACTCAACTCTAACCCACTCTTCCCCACTcggagagtgaaaaaaaaaaaaaaaagagagagagagagaaactaagAAACACTGGCAAAATTCACAGCCCAGGGTCACAGACTCACcaaaagactgagacctaatcaCAGGGCTGTAGAATACATCCCCTCCCCTCACACCTTACTGCTACATTACTAAAGACCTACTTACCATAGTTTCCTTTGCCCAGCACATTGTGtcccttttttaagaaaaaattataaggcATACTAAAAGCCAAAATACACAGCTTGAAAAGACTAAATAAGCAATGGAACGAGTGTCAGATATGGCAAGAATGTTGAAATTATCAGATTCAAAATTTCTTAAAcctatgattaatatgctaagagCTTTCAGGGAAAAACTAGACAACATGCAAGGACAAGTGGACGATGTATGCAAAGggatggaaattctaagaaaaaacaaaaagaagttctaGAGAAAAAAACATTGCACAAggaatgaagaatgcctttgatggatTCATTAGTGGACTGAACACAgctgaggaaaaaaatctttgagCGTGAGGATATGACAATAGAAATTTCTAAAACTAACCGAAAAGcagagattaaaaaagaaatgcgGGGGGCGGGCGGGGGAACTTAACAaaatatccaagaactgtggggACAACTACAAAAGGagttatttatgtttatataaataactaaaacaaattaaagaaatactATATGGAGAATAATGAGAAAGgggaatagaaaaaatatttgaagcaatggTGACTGAGGGATTCACCCAAATTAGTCaaacaccaaaccacagatccagaaAGCTCAGAAAACatgaggcaagaaaaataaaacatacaaacaaacaaaaaacccaactacatctaggcatatcatattcaacttcagaaaatcaaagataaagaaaaaaaaattgaaagaaaccAGGGGGGAAATACGTCTTACCTATGGAGTAGCAGAGATAAGAATTACATATGACTTctcctcagaaaccatgcaagcaagaggagagtagaataaaatatttaaagtgctggGAAAAATGACCAGCTTAGATTTCTGTATcctgtgaaattatccttcagaagtgaaggagaaataaaacctctctcaggaaaacaaaacaaaacaaaacaaaaaacagagggaATTTGTTGCTAGCAGATATGTTTTGCAAGAAAAGTTAAGAGAAGCTCAGCTcttgaaatgaaatgaatataataaagGTCAGAAACTCAGgtttccaaagaaagaaagagcatcaaagaataaataagtaaaggcaaaacgaaaacttttatttttcttattcttaattgatctaacagataACAGTTTGCTctaaataatagcaataatgtaTTCAGTAGGTATGCATATATCCACAAGTGAAATGAATTACAGCAATGATACCAGGGATGGGAGCAATGAATTAGGAATATTTTCTTGTAAGATACTAGTACTACCTGTGAATTGGTATAGTGTTATTTAAAAGTGGACTCAAATTAGTTGTAAACTTCAAActctagagcaaccactaaaaaatgttaaagaaatataactgatatactaagaaaggagagaaaatggaataatataaaatgctcagttaaggccacaaaaggcagaaaaagagtggaagacaagaaaaggaacaaagaacaagggcaacaaatagaaaatagtaataaatatgaTAGATATTAATCTAATTATatcaataatcattttaaatatcaatggtctaaatacatcaattaaaagacagaggcTGTCACAGTGGGCCAaaacataagaataaaaaaattaagattcaaTTATATGTTGTCTAgaagaaatccactttaaatataaaaaccatgACATGTATAGATttaaagtgaaaggatggaaaaagatataccatgctaacactgATCATAAAAAAAGAGAgcagctatattaatatcagatagaACAGACTCCAATACAAGCAGAGTTATCACGGTTAAAGAGgcacattatataataataaagggatcagtactccaagaagacataacaatctgTAATGTGTAAGCGTCTaacaacagagcatcaaaatatgagacaaaaaactgacagaactgcaaggagaaatagattaTCCACTACTATAATTGGAGATTTTAACACTCCTTTACTAGAAATGGACAGATCCAGCAGGCAAAAAATCAGTAAGGGCATAGTTGAACTCAACAGCACTACCAGTCAACTGGATATTATTGACATCTATAAACTACTTCATCCAATAACAGCAgattacacattcttctcaagctcacatgaaACATTCACAAAAATAGAACACATTCTGGGCCACAAAACAcactttaacaaatttaaaataatagaaatcacaCAATGTACTCTAAGACCACattgaaattaaactagaaattagtaacagaaagatagctggaaaacttctgacctcaggtgagctacccacgtcagcctcccaaagtgatgggatcacagccatgagccactgtgcctggccaacacatttctaaataacatgTGGATCGAAGTAGAAAAgcgaaagttaaaaataattggaaccaaatgaaaataaaaatacaacttttcaaaattagatgcagcaaaagcaatactTGGAGGGAAATTTACAacattgaatgcatatattagaaaacaagatttaaaataaataatctaaacTTCCAttttaggaaactagaaaacaaaagagtaaattaaatataaactcagcagaaggaaagaactaataaaaattagagcagaaatcgatgaaattgaaaataggaaatcaatgaagaaaactaacaaaactaaaatgtggttctttgaaaagatcaataaaaatcAATAAGCCTCTATccaggctaagaaaaaaaaagtgagaagacacaaattactaatataatTGACTGCAGATCCTGTGGATATTAAGtgactaataaaataatattatgaacaatgttatgtccacaaatttgataacctagataAGATGGATCAATTTCTTGAGAGAtacaatctgccaaaactcatacaagaagaaatagaaatctaaaTAGGCCTAcatccactaaaaaaaaaaaaaaaggaatcaacaATTAATAAGCTTTTGAAAGAGAAATCACTAGGCCaagatgggttcactggtgaattctaccaagtATTTAAGGAAACAATTATACCAATTTTCTACAATTGCTTTCAGAAGATGAAAATATAGGGAACACTTtgtaattcattctatgaggccagcattacccatTACCCTAATTACCTATTAccccaaaaccaaacaaagagattataagaaaagaaaactacagacaaataactctcataaatatagatgcaaacttctcaacaaaatattaccaTATCAGTTCCcacaatgtttaaaaataattacacaccataaccaagtgggatttatccaagGTATGAAAGACTGGCTCAACATCagaaaatcaatgtaatccatcataaCAATGAGCTAGAGCAAAAAATTGCATGATGatatcaataaatgcagaaaaagcatttggcacaACCCAACacccattcataataaaaaccttCAGCAAACTAAGTAGAGGAAAGCTTTCTCCATTGATTAATAATATTTACAGGAAGCCTacagtggccaggcatggtagctcactcctgtaatctcaaaattttgggaggccaaggcaagaggttggttgagcttaggagttcaagaccacctgagcaacatagtgagacactgtctctacaaaaaaaaaatcaaaaaattagctgagcatggtagtgtgcacctgtagtcccagctactcaggaggctgagaggggaggatttattgagcctaggaggttaaggctgtagcgagctgtgatcatgtcactgcattccaacctgggtgacagagtgagaccctgtttttttttttttttaaagcctacaGGTAACATCATACTTGATGGAGAAACTAGAAGCATTCTCACTAAATCAGGAGTAAGATCAGAATGTCTCCTTTTGCCATCACTTTTCAACATTTGTACTGAAAGTCTTAACTAATACAGTACaacaagaaatggaaataaaaagtatGCAGATTaggatagaagaaataaaacttttttcacagatgacatgattatctaTTTAGAAAATCCAAAGgagttgacaaaaaaaaaaaaaatcctgaaactgTAAGTGATTATCACAAGTGATTATCATGCTGGATGAAAGAGAAATATACAAGGCCCATTGTTTTTCTATATACCAGGAATGAACaaatggaatttgaaatttaaaacacattacTTTTTATATGAACACCCCCgaaattaaatacttaggtataaatctaacaaaatatgtataagaccTATAtgtggaaaactacaaaactctgatgaaagaaattttaaaagaactaatAGAGAGATGTTCCATATTCATGGACAGAAAAATTcgatattgtcaagatgtcattTCTTCCTTACTCGATCTATAGATTCAAAGCAAATCCAATCAAAATCCCACCAagttatttctgtggatactaaaaaattgattctaaagtttatatagagAGGCAAAATACTCAGAATAGCCAACTCAGAACTGAAAgggaagaacaaagttggagggcTGACCCTACGTGACTTCAAGACTTAcaataaagctacagtaattaaaacagtgtggtattggcaaaagaacagacaaataatcaatggaacagaatagagagctcagtaatataaatataaatatagttaACTGATCTGTgacaaaagaacaaagacaaagcaatgaagaaaagagagtcTTTTCAAGAATGGTGGCAAaacaactgaatattcacattcagaaaaacaaaaataaaaaagaatttaggcATAATCTTATACCCTTTAcaaaaaagtaactcaaaataaatcacaaacttaaacataaaacacaaaattgtATATACAACTcctaaaagacaaaaagtagGGAATAACCTAGATGACTTTGGGTATGGCAATACCTTTTTAGATATAATATCAAAGGCATGAttccatgaaataaataattgataagctgcactttattaaaatgaaaaatttttgcACTGTGAAAGAAGacgtcaagagaatgagaagtcAAGCCACAAAgtgggataaaatattttcaaaagacatatctgataaaggattgtGATTCCAAATATACAAGGAACACTTAAAACTGAAGCATAAGAAAACaagcaacccaattaaaaaatgggctaaAGATCTGAAtggacacctcaccaaagaagatacacacatGGCAAgttagcatatgaaaagatgtttaacatcatatgtcattagggaattgcaaattacaACAACGAGAtactactacacacctattagattGACCCGAATCTaaaacactgacaataccaaatgctgaaaACAATgaggagcaacaggaactctcctTCACTGTAGGTGGGAATGCAAAACAGAATAGCCAATTTGGAAGATAGCtgggcagtttcttataaaattaaacatatttttacatttgattGATAAATCGTgctccttgatatttacccaaaggagttgaaaatttatgtccacataaaaatcTACCATGGATATCTATTGTAAATAATTGCCAAAACTcggaaacaaccaagatgtccttcagcagatgaatagataaataaactaaTATACATCCAGATAACATAATATAAttagtgctaaaaagaaatgagctatcaagccataaaaacacatggaggaaatttaaatgcatatttctaaatgaaagaaatcaatttaaaaatgctgcatgctggccgggcgtggtggctcaagcctgtaatcccagcactttgggaggccgagacgggcggatcacgaggtcgggagatcgagaccatcctggttaacacggtgaaaccccgcctctactaaaaaatacaaaaaaaaaaaaactagccgggcgaggtggcgggcgcctgtagtcccagctactcgggaggctgaggcaggagaatggcgggaacccgggaggcggagcttgcagtgagctgagatcgcgccactgcactccagcctgggtgacagagcgagactccgtctcaaaaaaaaaaaaaaaaaaaaaaaaaatgctgcatgCTGCATGATTCCAACTATGGAGATGATGAAAGATCAGAGGTTGCAAGGTGTTTTAGGTGGAAGGAACGATGAACAGGCAGAGTACAGAGgctttttagggcagtgaaactattctatagGACACtacaatggtggatacatgtcattttaTACCTGTCCAAATCCATAGAATGCAAAACATCAAGAGTGAACCctgatgtaaactatggactttgggtgg from Macaca nemestrina isolate mMacNem1 chromosome 6, mMacNem.hap1, whole genome shotgun sequence encodes:
- the LOC139363881 gene encoding heme oxygenase 1; this encodes MERLQPDSMPQDLSEALKEATKEVHTQAENAEFMRNFQKGQVTREGFKLVMASLHHIYVALEEEIERNKESPVFAPVYFPEELHRKAALEQDLAFWYGPRWQEVIPYTPAMQRYVKRLHEVGRTEPELLVAHAYTRYLGDLSGGQMLKKIAQKALDLPSSGEGLAFFTFPNIASATKFKQLYRSRMNSLEMTPSVRQRVIEEAKTAFLLNIQLFEELQELLTHDTKDQSPSQAPGLRQRASNKAQDSSPVETPRGKPQLNTRSQAPLLRWILTFSFLVATVAVGLYAM